The genome window GCGGTGGTAAAATGTTTAGCAATGGTTTTTTGAACATTTGTAGGTATCACCATTTGAAGTTGTATCCTGAAGATGAATCTGGTCCACAGACAACAAAAAAACCAGTTGTTGTGGAATCCTACAATGAAATTGTTTTTCCAGAACCTTCTGAGAATTTTTTGGCTCGTGTGCAGAATCATCCTGCTGTAATAGTCCCCCGGTTGCCTGCCGGATTTAATTTACCTACTCCTGGTAAACATTTTCTTCTCTGTCATGTTTGTTgcgttctttttatttttaagataATCGTGTTCGTTGTATTCTGTATGTCCTCATATTTTCTATTTGGCTTTCTGCAGTGCCATTTGAAGATATGAACCGTAAGGAGAGAAGTGACACCAAAGAACATTTGCTTAGTCAGTGGTTCACGAATTTCTCAGAGgcggatgagcttttgaaacTTGCAGCAGCTCGTCAGCAGGTTTGAATTGTTTAGTTGCATTCTTTTAGTGTAAAAGGGATTTTTTTGAACTTCTATCATTGTTCATGGTActgttcaaaatttttttatttaaaattgctCTTTGTAATTGCCCTTTGTAGCTTTTTTTGAACGGCAGAAGAATAATTGTGGTAACTCAACTTGCATTTTTTGCATAATGGATCTTCTGGTATCTTGGGAGTAGTCCATTGAAAATTCACTTATTGTTCAAGATGGAACTAGGCTTACGTTTCCCTAGTTGCATTTTGtttacaattatttttttccactttctttctctttttacttTCACTTTTGTATACTTGTTAGTTTCCTTCTTTTTCGTtttctaatgtttttttttttgcctatcAAGAGGAAATGAAAATAATACCTTGTGGGGATTTCATTTTGATGGCTCTTGAATTTAATAGGTGCAAGCTCACATTATCAAGCTAAGAAGACAATTGAGCGCGATTGATGGCGCAACACAGCCACCGAAAGCAACAGCGACTTATGAATACGCATGATTATGGAGTTTCCTCATCAAGTCTGAACACTCAAGAAATGCTTGTGGTAACTGGATGTAAACCATGGAGTAGCTCTTCTTGTGGGACTGTCTTTATTAGTTATTGTAAAGATAAGAATGACTTAAGTATCTACTGTAGAAAGTTGCCTTAACATTTCGCGATTAGAGAAGGTAAATGTAAAAATTCATTCTCCATCTAGGATTTTAGATGTATGAGTAGGAGAAGAAATCTGATTTTCTGATATTCTATAcatttttacttttgattgtgCAAACTAGGAGGGCTATACTAACCATATCTTTGGCAGACGAATTTAAAGTAATGTTAGCTGttcaatcatcttcttcttgttctctttTTTCAGTTATATCCCGATCAAGTATACTTGTAGTTATGGCATACATTGATGTGGTGCGCCAGAAGCATGGGACAATGTCAATTCATGTAGTGCATGGACGGGGTCAATTTATAGGCAatttacatcataatatatCTCAATTTTTAACTAACCATGTGTTTTTGACCATGTGTTATTATCAAAAACTCGTGAATTGACATCATAATATTGGTTATGGTACActatattaatatatgatatggcgatacatttttgaaatttgaaaccgCTCATCGTCATTTTCAACTAACCATGTATTATCACAAAAAATTGTGAATTTGACACCATAATGATCTCCATTTTCAAAAGTACTATTGAATAATTTGTCGTTCCTTGACAATTGACATGCGTACGTTGACAAGTGGAGATTGTGAGCATGGGAACGGCTATACGCTCACACCGCAGCGAAGTTAGAGTCCGATCGGGAGAGGAAAAAACACCTTTAACCTCATCGGCAGATCGAGCGGCAGCGAAGTTAGCGGCATCAGTAGCAGCGAAAACAAGAGAGGAAGAGTGAGGAGCGAAAAGTAATCAAAAATGGCGTCGGCTAATCAAGTGACGGCTTCTCACATCCTCATAAAGCACGAGGGCTCTCGCAGGAAGGCGTCGTGGAAGGATCCAGAAGGCCGTGTCATCAAGAACACTACCAGAGAGAGCGCCGTCTCCCAGCTCAAAGCCTTCCGTGATGACATAGTTTCCTGCAAGGTTAAGTTCGAGGACATCGCTAGCCGGTTCTCGGACTGTAGCTCCGCTAAACGTGGCGGCGATCTCGGTCGGTTCATATTTTctatctctttcttttcattgtaTAGTAACTTTCTAATTTTGTTCGATGCGTGGAATCTAGATATGTATGTGAGTTGTTGATTAACGAGTCTAACATGTTTGTGTTTGGTTCTTCCGGAGTTCTAGTTAGGTTTTGGGTTTTGAGATGTTTGGATCTGATTcagggtttttgtttttaagCATTCATTTTAGGTTTCAGATTATTAATTTTTGGT of Tripterygium wilfordii isolate XIE 37 chromosome 13, ASM1340144v1, whole genome shotgun sequence contains these proteins:
- the LOC120012837 gene encoding peptidyl-prolyl cis-trans isomerase Pin1-like is translated as MASANQVTASHILIKHEGSRRKASWKDPEGRVIKNTTRESAVSQLKAFRDDIVSCKVKFEDIASRFSDCSSAKRGGDLGPFGRGQMQKPFEDATYDLKIGEISDIVDTDSGSHIIMRTG